TACTTCCGTTAGCTGCGGATccattcttctttttccccGGCGAcgattcttttctttcttcgaTTTGGCTTGTTTGCAAAGAAAGAGaatgatagagagagagatggacaCAGTAAAAAAATATGGCTTCACATAATATGGGCCTTTCACGGGCCGACTTGATCTGAAAAGGCCCACGGTTTACATTAGCAATTCCGACTAACGTGTACACACTGTggatcatcatcttcatctcttATCCAATTACCTTCATCGCCTTCTCTTTGCTTTCTCGAACAAGCTCTCATCTCATATAACAACGATGGTGGCGTCTTCGCTATGCCTATTGAACTCTCCTGTTTGCCCTCACTCTCTTCCTAACGTCTCGTCGCAGCCACTCCTCTCTTTCTCCCGTTCCCTCAGGCCATTCGTTTCCAAGTCCAAACCTTTGGCCTCgcaggagaagaagagagacaaCTCCGGACTAGTCGTGGTGGTGAAATCACAGGCTCTTGACTTCTCAGGCACTTTCTTTGAAGGTGGATTCGGCTCCGACGATGACCCCACTTCTCCTTCCGTCTCTACTGCCCTTGAGGACAAACCCGAGCCTCAGTGCCCACCTGGCCTCCGACAGTACGAAACTATGGCCGTCTTGAGACCCGACATGTCTGAAGATGAGCGCCTTGGTCTCACCCAGAAGTACGAAGAGGTAAGCATTCACCAAATCTTTATCGTAGGGAAAGTAGAAAGAGGATGAGGTTTTGGGATTTCAATGACTGTTTGATCATATATGCAGTTTTCCAGAATCAAATGTGGAAACGTTGTTTAACAGTATCCTGTGTGTGTTCTTGACTTCTTGCACATTCATTAAAATACACACTTCTCGTTCGCGGGATTCTCTAGGCTATTACATCACATTATAAATCAGATCACGGTTCCTAAATGTATGTGTAGGCTTGGAGATATTAGTTTGATGCTGGTTTTGTTATGGCAGTTGCTTGTGGCTGGGGGTGGAATGTATGTGGAAGTTTTCAACAGAGGAGTGATTCCATTGGCTTACAGCATCCGAAAGAAGAACAAAGCTGGAGAGACTAACACTTACTTGGATGGCATCTACCTTCTCTTCACTTACTTTACCAAACCTGAATCCATCACTCCCCTCGAGTCCGTTCTCACTGCCGATGACGACGTTATCCGATCTTCTTCCTTCAAGATCAAGAAGAGGAAGTACAACTAAAAGAAACCATCAACATTATGTCTTTGTATGTGACCAAGTTAGATTATTTTCCACCCTCTATGTTTCTTTTGACCAAAACTAAATCTACCCATCTTTATCagtgttataatattttttgtgaaatgCTCTGTATTCTTGTGTTATAGAGTGAGAAACTCTGATGCAAACTTTGAGAAACATGCATTATAATATATGCTTTTGCAAAAAAACAACTTATTAAAACTCTATACCATAATACCACTATATAACTTAATTAAGTATAATCCATACTCATGTCATCAAATCTCAGCCAAAAACTTATAGAGGGAGAAAGATCAGATGTTAGATTATCTCGCAAGTGTTTACGGTTTTCGCTGTGCTACTTTCACAATTTGGAGACAGTTTAGCTTCTCCAATAAACGCTTCATCTGTTTCAGCTCTCTCAAACTTCCATTTTACCctaaacataaacatatatGATGTATAAAAAACAAATGTGAGACCTTGCAAGCTAGCACTCTAATGTTTCTCATGTTGGATAAATTTAATTAAAGCCAATGGGCTTccaaattaattgaaaaaacgTGTGAATATAAATGGCCATTCAGAGGCCTCTTTGTTAAATGAAGGAGAAGTAGTAGAGTCCCACATGGCTTGTGTGACTAATTGTCAAGCAGTATAAATATACTCATGTGCTACATGGGTGTAAACGGCTTGATGAAAGAGAAAAGATTCTCGCGCGTGCTGCCGACCGGTTCGGGAACAAtaatattgttttggaaaaaaaaaaaaaaaaacagcatgcaattttatttaaacagcAGTTTAtctagaaaataagaaaacgtcatgcattttagtttttatgaagaagtttcggaactcaacttccctcgatctccgcgagattTTCGTCCACGGGCAGCagctgttgcgggaagtgggtcttctctatctctttaaatatcttctctcttcttccttcatTTCTGAACTTTTCACATCGaaaccaacaacaaaaatttcCTTTGCGTAATttgtctgccatggttgtatcctgggactcgaTATTCGTACAGTTCTGTCTCACTAACGAAACGAATATTTAGAGTTAAGAAAAGATATTATATCTCGACTCTATGTTCATTagcgaatacgatttcttatcgttaGTTGAGTCCGGTTATCCTGCTTCTACATCTCATGCGAGTGCATGTATAGCGTAGGTGTTTAAAACCACTCTAAGAAATCATCAAAGCCTGTCACATTACAAAATAGGAgttgtattttattattcgtCTTGTGTGTTCATCTTctttaattaacaaaacaaacagGGCAACGTATCAATCCATTCTCATTACACTTGACACACCTCTCCCATCCTTCTTCCTTTGCCGCCACAATCGCCGCCGCAACTTTACAACTCCCCCCGCACTCCAAACAAGGAACCCACCTTGCTCCTCCACACCCTTCACACGTCTGCCTCCCTTCCTCCCCTACTCTCTCCACACGTGCCCACCTCAACACTCTCCCCAACTTCCC
This genomic stretch from Brassica napus cultivar Da-Ae chromosome C9, Da-Ae, whole genome shotgun sequence harbors:
- the LOC106349373 gene encoding 30S ribosomal protein S6 alpha, chloroplastic, translating into MVASSLCLLNSPVCPHSLPNVSSQPLLSFSRSLRPFVSKSKPLASQEKKRDNSGLVVVVKSQALDFSGTFFEGGFGSDDDPTSPSVSTALEDKPEPQCPPGLRQYETMAVLRPDMSEDERLGLTQKYEELLVAGGGMYVEVFNRGVIPLAYSIRKKNKAGETNTYLDGIYLLFTYFTKPESITPLESVLTADDDVIRSSSFKIKKRKYN